One segment of Nostoc flagelliforme CCNUN1 DNA contains the following:
- a CDS encoding glycosyltransferase family 4 protein, whose amino-acid sequence MQIIHASYSDLSGGAARAAYRIHRCLLQAEIDSRMQVLSKSSDDSTVRGNSSKIGRITTEIRTGIGLLAKKTIKSCDPVRYSAGVLPSNWVKSFHASDADVINLHWVGAETLSISEIGQIRKPIVWTFHDMWAFCGAEHYTNDGFNTRWREGYRADNRPQGESGFDLNRWTWERKQRNWKYPFHIVCPSNWLADCVRNSALMADYPVSVIPNPLDLNRFRPIEKTLARQLLNLPQQRSLILFGALGGTKDSRKGIDLLLQAISFLETEQSKNIEIEIVIFGQSPPLQVPKLGFPLRYIGHLADDISLALLYSAADVFVAPSRQDNLPNTIVEAIACGTPTVAFKIGGMPDLIEHRVSGYLAQPYEAEDLATGIQWVLQQQKESKSLSLAARRHAEYMFDPVRVAQQYVTVYKEAMNIQQK is encoded by the coding sequence ATGCAAATTATTCATGCTAGTTATTCTGATTTATCTGGAGGTGCCGCTCGTGCAGCTTACCGGATTCATCGTTGTCTGTTACAGGCAGAAATAGACTCTCGAATGCAAGTTTTGTCAAAGAGTTCTGACGATTCAACAGTTAGAGGTAATTCATCCAAAATCGGACGAATAACAACAGAAATTCGCACAGGTATTGGTTTATTAGCCAAAAAAACTATCAAAAGTTGCGATCCAGTCCGTTATTCGGCTGGCGTTCTTCCTTCTAATTGGGTAAAATCTTTCCATGCCTCTGATGCAGATGTGATAAATCTTCATTGGGTGGGTGCAGAAACTTTATCCATTAGTGAAATTGGTCAGATTCGTAAACCGATAGTGTGGACGTTTCACGATATGTGGGCATTTTGTGGAGCAGAGCACTATACAAACGATGGATTTAATACTCGCTGGCGTGAGGGTTATCGAGCAGACAATCGTCCACAAGGCGAGTCTGGTTTCGATTTAAATCGTTGGACTTGGGAACGCAAGCAACGTAACTGGAAATATCCTTTCCATATTGTTTGTCCTAGTAACTGGCTAGCAGATTGCGTTCGCAATAGTGCATTGATGGCAGATTATCCCGTCTCAGTAATACCAAATCCCTTAGATTTAAATAGGTTTCGTCCGATTGAAAAAACATTGGCACGACAGCTTTTGAATTTACCTCAACAGCGCTCGTTAATTTTATTTGGTGCTTTAGGCGGAACTAAGGATTCTCGCAAAGGTATTGATTTATTATTACAAGCTATCAGTTTTCTGGAAACCGAACAGTCAAAAAATATAGAAATTGAAATAGTAATTTTTGGGCAGTCACCTCCGCTACAAGTTCCTAAACTGGGTTTTCCACTTCGATACATAGGACATCTTGCTGATGATATTTCTCTCGCTCTACTCTATTCTGCTGCTGATGTTTTCGTTGCACCTTCTAGACAAGATAACTTACCGAATACAATTGTTGAAGCAATAGCCTGCGGCACTCCTACTGTTGCCTTCAAAATTGGGGGAATGCCTGATTTAATTGAGCATAGGGTGTCAGGTTATTTAGCACAACCATACGAAGCAGAAGATTTAGCAACAGGAATTCAATGGGTTTTACAGCAACAAAAGGAAAGTAAATCTCTTAGTTTAGCAGCCCGTCGTCATGCAGAATATATGTTTGACCCAGTTCGGGTTGCACAGCAGTACGTTACGGTTTATAAGGAAGCAATGAATATACAACAAAAGTGA
- a CDS encoding glycoside hydrolase family 2 TIM barrel-domain containing protein: MSLNPKKYLSFNRKRSLPFLLGWYDNINNIDVPIKVSSRGIDLLMPYVEKESEIKIQAFLDASKKTRIKILLEIPRTLIKSENISGVKDFIRTYKNHPSVYAWYLYDEPEMEQPTPLSPNLLKQVYTAIKEEDKSKPVALVFSKIDKIEPYSDAMDILMWDRYPCTQDVAEFQWVSYYRETLYKVMSLADIKNKKFLNVLQAYGNNQFNRRLPTKAEFRYMFYLSVLVGSDGLLFWTHYRSSYSWNESVLYPTIQEFRDYIPAIITGEDSKNLVQVSHSNIEVKLFSIPNTTNFVMIVVNHNETQINFTLKLAINIIKFVGRESDNIKKTRYAKKDTGNSQIKSIC, from the coding sequence GTGAGTTTAAATCCCAAAAAATATTTAAGCTTTAATCGAAAACGAAGTCTACCCTTTCTCTTAGGCTGGTATGACAATATTAACAATATTGATGTACCAATCAAAGTATCTTCTAGAGGAATTGACTTATTAATGCCCTATGTTGAAAAAGAGAGCGAGATAAAAATCCAAGCATTTTTGGATGCTTCTAAAAAAACACGAATAAAAATTCTGCTTGAGATTCCTCGTACTTTAATCAAATCAGAAAATATTTCAGGAGTAAAAGACTTTATTCGTACTTATAAAAACCATCCCTCCGTTTATGCTTGGTATCTTTATGATGAACCAGAAATGGAACAACCTACGCCACTTTCTCCGAATTTGTTAAAACAGGTATATACAGCTATTAAGGAAGAAGATAAATCAAAGCCAGTGGCGTTAGTTTTTAGTAAAATAGACAAAATTGAACCCTACAGCGATGCAATGGATATACTGATGTGGGATCGTTATCCTTGCACACAGGACGTTGCAGAATTCCAATGGGTATCATATTACCGAGAGACACTCTATAAAGTAATGTCTCTAGCTGATATTAAAAACAAAAAATTTTTGAACGTACTACAGGCTTATGGCAATAATCAGTTCAACAGACGACTACCAACAAAGGCAGAATTTCGCTATATGTTTTATTTATCAGTTCTTGTAGGGTCTGATGGGCTGCTATTTTGGACGCACTACCGTTCTTCGTATTCCTGGAATGAGTCAGTTTTGTATCCTACTATTCAGGAATTTCGAGATTATATCCCTGCAATCATTACAGGGGAAGATTCAAAGAATCTAGTACAAGTAAGTCACTCAAATATAGAAGTTAAATTATTCTCTATTCCTAATACTACAAATTTTGTGATGATAGTTGTTAATCACAATGAGACTCAGATTAATTTCACTTTAAAGCTAGCTATAAACATCATCAAGTTTGTCGGAAGAGAGAGCGATAATATAAAAAAAACCAGGTATGCAAAAAAAGATACTGGTAATTCTCAAATTAAATCCATATGTTAA
- the apcA gene encoding allophycocyanin subunit alpha has translation MSIVTKAIVNADAEARYLSPGELDRIKSFVASGERRVRIAQVLTENRERLVKQAGDQLFQKRPDVVSPGGNAYGQELTATCLRDLDYYLRLVTYGIVAGDVTPIEEIGVIGVREMYKSLGTPIDGVAEGIRGLKNVATTLMSGDDAAEAGSYFDYLVGALL, from the coding sequence ATGAGTATCGTCACGAAAGCTATCGTGAATGCTGACGCAGAAGCTCGCTACCTCAGCCCTGGTGAATTGGATCGGATCAAATCCTTTGTTGCTAGTGGTGAGCGCCGTGTGCGGATTGCTCAAGTTTTGACAGAAAATCGTGAACGCCTGGTTAAGCAAGCTGGCGATCAACTGTTCCAAAAGCGTCCTGATGTTGTTTCTCCTGGTGGTAACGCTTACGGTCAAGAATTGACCGCTACTTGTCTGCGTGACCTAGATTATTATCTCCGCCTCGTTACCTACGGTATCGTTGCTGGTGATGTTACCCCCATCGAAGAAATTGGTGTTATCGGTGTCCGTGAAATGTACAAGTCTTTAGGAACTCCTATCGATGGTGTTGCTGAAGGTATTCGTGGACTGAAGAATGTAGCTACTACATTGATGTCTGGTGATGATGCTGCTGAAGCTGGTAGTTACTTCGACTACTTAGTTGGTGCCCTGCTATAA
- the apcB gene encoding allophycocyanin subunit beta: MAQDAITAVINSADVQGKYLDSSALQKLKGYFATGELRVRAASTISANAAAIVKEAVAKSLLYSDITRPGGNMYTTRRYAACIRDLDYYLRYATYAMLAGDPSILDERVLNGLKETYNSLGVPVGATVQAIQAIKEVTASLVGSDAGKEMGVYLDYISSGLS, encoded by the coding sequence ATGGCTCAAGACGCAATTACCGCTGTAATTAACTCCGCAGACGTTCAAGGTAAATACCTAGACTCTTCTGCTTTACAAAAGCTAAAAGGCTACTTCGCCACTGGCGAACTGCGAGTACGTGCTGCTAGCACCATCAGCGCTAACGCTGCTGCGATCGTTAAAGAAGCTGTAGCAAAATCTTTGCTATACTCTGACATCACCCGTCCCGGTGGCAACATGTACACCACCCGCCGCTATGCTGCTTGCATCCGTGATTTGGACTACTACCTCCGCTATGCCACCTACGCTATGCTAGCTGGCGATCCTTCCATTTTGGATGAGCGTGTATTAAATGGCTTGAAGGAAACCTACAACTCTTTAGGAGTTCCCGTTGGTGCTACCGTGCAAGCTATCCAAGCAATCAAGGAAGTAACCGCTAGTTTGGTTGGTTCTGATGCTGGTAAGGAAATGGGTGTTTACTTAGACTATATCTCTTCTGGTTTAAGCTAA
- a CDS encoding phycobilisome linker polypeptide, translating into MSRLFKITALVPSQTRIRTQRELQNTYFTKLVPYENWFREQQRIQKAGGKIIKVELATGKQGANTGLS; encoded by the coding sequence ATGTCCCGTTTGTTTAAAATTACTGCTCTAGTTCCCAGTCAAACCCGAATTCGTACGCAACGCGAACTGCAAAATACTTACTTCACTAAGCTAGTTCCTTATGAGAACTGGTTCCGGGAACAGCAACGTATTCAAAAAGCAGGCGGCAAAATTATCAAGGTGGAACTGGCAACTGGTAAGCAAGGCGCTAATACTGGCTTGTCGTAA
- a CDS encoding helix-turn-helix domain-containing protein: MPCQPLTITLSDTDQQALEKLVNRPSTPQQIAQRARIVLKAALGQNNAEIARALDISIKMARHWRHYWVKTTEQSKTVMERLRDRPRPGSPLKFTLEQQVECMAFGVP, translated from the coding sequence ATGCCTTGCCAACCGCTGACAATCACCCTGAGTGATACTGACCAGCAAGCCCTGGAAAAGTTAGTAAATCGACCCAGTACGCCGCAGCAAATTGCACAACGTGCCCGGATTGTGCTAAAAGCCGCGTTGGGACAAAACAATGCCGAAATTGCTCGAGCGCTCGATATAAGTATCAAGATGGCGCGGCACTGGCGACACTATTGGGTTAAGACCACCGAGCAATCCAAGACAGTGATGGAGCGATTGCGCGATCGCCCGCGTCCTGGTTCGCCGTTAAAATTTACCCTAGAACAGCAAGTTGAATGCATGGCTTTCGGCGTGCCGTGA
- a CDS encoding transposase, whose amino-acid sequence MEDISQSYLSAPIRAIQGERTISIDEMTGIQATERVLPSLPMRPGKVECREFEYIRHGTQTLIANFDVTTGQVVVPSIDQTRTEADFLSHCQRLIASDPNASKWHLIMDCLNIHQSESLVKWIADIEGITFDTLGIKGQSGILQSMNTRAQFLTNPQHKVVFHFTPKHCSWLNQVEIWFSILTRKLLSRGSFSSQADLKQQRLEFY is encoded by the coding sequence GTGGAAGACATTAGCCAAAGCTATTTAAGCGCCCCAATACGAGCTATTCAGGGAGAACGCACCATTAGCATTGATGAAATGACCGGTATTCAAGCCACCGAACGCGTACTTCCTAGTTTACCGATGCGACCAGGCAAAGTCGAATGTCGAGAATTTGAATATATTCGGCATGGCACCCAAACCTTAATTGCCAATTTTGATGTTACTACAGGTCAAGTTGTAGTTCCTAGCATTGATCAAACTCGGACTGAAGCCGATTTCTTGTCCCATTGCCAACGCTTAATTGCGTCTGACCCAAATGCCAGCAAGTGGCATTTGATTATGGATTGTCTGAATATCCATCAATCGGAATCCTTAGTCAAATGGATTGCTGACATTGAAGGCATCACCTTTGACACCTTGGGCATTAAAGGCCAGTCTGGCATCCTCCAATCGATGAATACCCGCGCCCAGTTTTTAACCAATCCTCAGCACAAGGTGGTTTTTCATTTCACCCCAAAACACTGCTCTTGGCTTAATCAGGTTGAAATTTGGTTTAGTATTCTCACACGCAAACTCTTGTCTAGAGGTAGTTTTTCTTCTCAAGCGGATCTCAAACAGCAGAGGCTTGAATTTTATTGA
- a CDS encoding EVE domain-containing protein, whose translation MPTRIFLANPDIDVNIPSYIEEALDDIKNEGECYITWSAGQVKSIKVGDKAYLKKTGKGKRGFIAVGEVIKTEYAEHRLNKLSQYHNYSDAYTQHFFGNYPTVSIRLDEVVSLDSPLEDSYLLQLSSMQGVNLVRYGSGQGLVHCGVSLDRVMPPKASL comes from the coding sequence ATGCCAACACGTATTTTTTTAGCAAATCCAGATATTGATGTTAATATTCCTAGCTATATTGAAGAAGCACTTGATGATATCAAAAATGAAGGGGAGTGTTATATCACCTGGAGTGCAGGTCAGGTAAAGTCAATTAAGGTTGGAGATAAAGCCTACTTGAAAAAAACTGGAAAGGGGAAACGTGGTTTCATTGCGGTAGGAGAAGTAATCAAGACTGAATATGCTGAACATCGCTTGAATAAACTTTCTCAATATCATAATTACTCTGATGCTTATACTCAACATTTCTTTGGAAACTACCCTACTGTATCAATAAGGCTTGATGAGGTTGTGAGTCTTGATAGTCCTTTAGAAGATAGCTATCTACTACAATTATCAAGTATGCAGGGGGTCAATCTTGTTAGGTACGGAAGTGGCCAAGGACTAGTACACTGCGGCGTAAGTTTAGATAGGGTTATGCCGCCAAAAGCTTCCCTTTAA
- a CDS encoding FtsW/RodA/SpoVE family cell cycle protein yields the protein MNLRRLIPIFDSSVSNWALEARLLRWLTFIWLFVGLIMLFSASYPVADGNHHDGLYYFKRQLLWVLVSLIGFNIIVNSPLQKILGVSHWFLLLFLTLIFITLIPGLGKKAFDAARWIAIGPIPIQPSELIKPFLVLQSARLFGQWERISWRVRLAWLGIFGLVLLGIIAQPNLSTTALCGMTIWLIALAAGLPYKYLGGTAIGGVMLALLSISIKEYQRKRVMSFLNPWADATGDGYQLVQSLLAVGSGKTWGAGFGLSQQKLFYLPIQDTDFIFAVFAEEFGFVGSMVLLALLATFSTLGLIVALKAKNTVHRLVAIGVTILMVGQSLLHIGVATGSLPTTGLPLPMFSYGGNSMIASLIAAGLLIRVARESSEAEVVPLRKPLLENGRRRRGFQKNRS from the coding sequence GTGAATCTACGCCGCTTGATTCCAATTTTTGATAGTTCAGTCTCCAACTGGGCATTAGAAGCGCGGCTGTTGCGCTGGTTAACGTTTATTTGGCTGTTCGTCGGCTTGATCATGCTATTTTCAGCATCCTATCCTGTCGCTGATGGCAATCATCATGATGGGTTGTACTACTTTAAGCGTCAACTGCTTTGGGTCTTAGTTTCCTTAATCGGATTCAATATTATTGTTAATTCGCCATTGCAAAAAATTTTGGGAGTATCCCATTGGTTTTTATTACTGTTTTTGACGTTAATTTTCATTACACTGATCCCAGGATTGGGAAAAAAGGCTTTTGACGCAGCGCGTTGGATTGCGATCGGGCCTATTCCGATTCAACCCTCAGAATTAATTAAACCTTTTTTGGTGCTTCAAAGTGCGCGGCTTTTTGGTCAGTGGGAACGAATCAGTTGGCGGGTTCGCTTGGCTTGGTTGGGTATTTTCGGTCTGGTACTTTTAGGAATTATTGCTCAACCTAACTTGAGTACAACAGCACTTTGCGGTATGACTATTTGGCTAATTGCTTTAGCAGCTGGTTTACCTTACAAGTACCTGGGAGGAACAGCAATTGGCGGAGTGATGTTGGCACTACTCAGTATTAGCATCAAAGAGTATCAGCGTAAGCGGGTGATGTCATTCCTCAATCCGTGGGCAGATGCGACAGGAGATGGCTACCAGTTGGTGCAAAGCCTACTAGCTGTGGGTTCTGGTAAAACTTGGGGAGCTGGATTTGGGCTTTCTCAACAAAAGCTGTTTTATTTACCCATTCAGGATACTGATTTTATTTTTGCGGTGTTCGCTGAAGAATTTGGCTTTGTTGGGAGTATGGTATTGTTGGCACTTTTAGCTACATTTTCCACTCTTGGATTAATCGTGGCGCTGAAGGCTAAAAATACAGTACATCGATTGGTGGCGATCGGCGTGACGATTTTGATGGTAGGACAATCATTGCTTCATATTGGTGTTGCTACAGGTTCTCTACCGACTACTGGCTTACCTTTGCCCATGTTTAGTTATGGTGGTAATTCCATGATTGCTAGCTTAATAGCTGCTGGGTTGCTGATTCGGGTAGCACGCGAGAGTAGCGAAGCTGAGGTAGTACCGTTGCGAAAACCCTTGTTGGAAAATGGCCGCAGACGCCGGGGTTTTCAAAAAAATAGGAGTTGA
- a CDS encoding DUF4347 domain-containing protein, whose amino-acid sequence MAQRLVVRHHTNLTNIHVVCHGAPGYLQLGNTHLGLDTLDEYSQQLQLWQKIFSASAKSDNLWNLLIYGCNVAFADAGTEFNN is encoded by the coding sequence ATCGCGCAGCGGCTTGTCGTTAGACATCACACAAATTTGACTAATATTCATGTTGTGTGCCACGGTGCCCCAGGTTACTTACAATTGGGCAACACCCATTTAGGACTTGATACCCTCGACGAATACAGCCAGCAACTGCAACTATGGCAAAAGATATTTTCAGCCTCTGCCAAAAGCGATAATCTTTGGAACTTACTTATCTATGGTTGCAATGTGGCTTTTGCTGATGCGGGGACAGAATTTAATAATTAA
- the rpiA gene encoding ribose-5-phosphate isomerase RpiA, with protein sequence MTAAADPVKLMKQEVGKAAAALVKSGSIVGLGTGSTTAYTIQFLGDHLKSGELQDIIGIPTSFQSEVLAKQYGVPLATLDAIDHIDIAIDGADEVDPQKNLIKGGGAAHTREKVVDYLAEQFIVVVDSGKLVERLGSTFAVPVEVIPMAITPVTNAIKKLGGKPELRMGIKKAGPVITDQGNFVLDVRFDSIEDPVSLEKTLNNIPGVLENGIFVNCVDLVLIGEVKDGQPLVRQL encoded by the coding sequence ATGACCGCAGCAGCAGATCCCGTAAAGTTGATGAAGCAAGAAGTTGGCAAAGCCGCCGCCGCCTTAGTAAAGTCAGGTTCTATTGTGGGGTTGGGTACGGGGTCAACAACAGCATATACGATTCAGTTTTTGGGCGATCACCTCAAGTCTGGTGAACTTCAAGATATCATTGGTATACCTACCTCGTTTCAGTCAGAAGTACTGGCGAAGCAATACGGTGTACCTCTCGCCACCTTGGATGCTATTGACCACATCGATATTGCCATTGATGGCGCAGATGAAGTCGATCCGCAGAAAAATTTGATTAAAGGCGGTGGTGCAGCACATACCCGCGAAAAAGTCGTTGACTACCTGGCAGAACAGTTCATCGTCGTGGTAGACAGTGGTAAGTTAGTAGAACGCTTGGGTTCTACTTTCGCTGTGCCTGTAGAAGTGATTCCAATGGCAATTACTCCTGTGACCAATGCCATCAAAAAACTCGGTGGCAAACCAGAACTCCGAATGGGTATAAAAAAAGCTGGCCCAGTGATCACCGATCAAGGCAATTTTGTTTTAGATGTCAGATTTGACTCTATTGAAGATCCAGTCAGCCTAGAAAAGACATTAAATAACATTCCCGGTGTTCTGGAAAATGGTATTTTCGTTAACTGTGTCGATTTAGTTTTGATTGGTGAAGTTAAAGATGGTCAGCCATTAGTGCGGCAACTGTAA
- a CDS encoding S-layer homology domain-containing protein gives MRQLSITLSLVALLQNLPAIAQAPVPENTSGVPSDSIQQVTAVKWMTNYSDGKFYPEKLLSRAELASIMVKAFGLNKRQAVSKENLAIPDVPRSHWAFNDIQTVLKTDIMKGYRGNEFFPNQKVTKAEALAIFAQAYGVFQFPDDAVNDILASYPDEKSIPTWARKAIATVATEGFLNTDAQGNISPLKPVTRGDMAYVLSKYLQRQQQQPETPEVPIIPNSPQTP, from the coding sequence ATGCGTCAGCTTTCAATTACTCTATCTTTAGTAGCACTACTACAAAACTTACCAGCAATTGCTCAGGCTCCAGTGCCAGAAAATACTTCTGGAGTTCCATCTGATTCCATTCAACAGGTAACTGCTGTCAAATGGATGACAAACTATTCTGATGGCAAGTTTTATCCAGAAAAGTTACTCAGTAGGGCCGAATTAGCCTCAATTATGGTAAAAGCATTTGGGCTAAATAAAAGACAAGCTGTTAGCAAAGAAAATTTAGCTATTCCAGATGTTCCTCGTTCTCATTGGGCATTTAATGATATACAGACAGTCTTAAAAACTGACATCATGAAAGGCTATCGGGGCAATGAATTCTTCCCTAACCAAAAGGTGACAAAGGCTGAAGCTCTTGCTATTTTCGCCCAGGCTTATGGTGTATTTCAGTTTCCCGATGACGCTGTGAATGATATTCTGGCTTCATATCCAGATGAAAAGTCTATCCCAACTTGGGCTAGAAAAGCGATCGCTACAGTAGCTACTGAAGGCTTTCTTAATACAGATGCTCAAGGCAATATTTCTCCATTAAAACCCGTTACCCGTGGAGATATGGCTTATGTATTGAGTAAATATTTACAACGACAACAGCAACAACCCGAAACACCAGAAGTTCCGATTATTCCAAATAGCCCACAAACACCTTAG
- a CDS encoding CP12 domain-containing protein: protein MMKAEDIMTKDVVTIRGSATVAEAVGLMKEKKLRALVVDHRHENDAYGIVTETDIVYKVTAYGKDPKQVRVYEIMSKPCIVVNPDLGVEYVARLFANTGIHRAPVIQGKLLGIISITDILTKSDFVEAPKALLLEERIQKAIEQSRAICTEQGAYSKACAAAWDEVEELQAEAAHQKAEGMVSAKVSFEEYCKENPNAPECRNYHP from the coding sequence ATGATGAAAGCTGAAGATATCATGACCAAAGATGTAGTTACCATTCGCGGTTCGGCGACTGTTGCTGAAGCAGTGGGGCTGATGAAGGAAAAAAAATTGCGGGCGCTGGTTGTAGATCATCGCCATGAAAATGATGCTTATGGCATTGTCACAGAAACGGATATTGTTTATAAGGTAACAGCCTACGGTAAAGACCCAAAGCAAGTGCGGGTTTACGAAATTATGAGCAAGCCCTGCATTGTGGTCAATCCTGATTTGGGTGTGGAATATGTAGCGCGGTTATTTGCTAACACTGGTATTCATCGAGCGCCTGTGATTCAAGGCAAGCTGTTGGGCATCATCTCGATTACCGACATTTTAACCAAAAGCGACTTTGTGGAAGCGCCAAAAGCCCTATTGCTGGAGGAAAGAATTCAAAAAGCTATTGAGCAGTCTCGGGCTATTTGCACCGAACAAGGTGCTTATTCTAAAGCCTGTGCAGCCGCCTGGGATGAGGTAGAAGAACTTCAAGCAGAAGCCGCTCATCAGAAAGCTGAGGGTATGGTATCAGCCAAAGTCTCTTTTGAAGAATATTGTAAGGAAAACCCAAATGCACCGGAATGTCGAAATTATCATCCGTAA
- a CDS encoding LptF/LptG family permease, whose translation MDRYLASELLAPFFFGVGAFSSIGVTIDAVFDLVRKIVESGLPIGIAIQVFLLKFPNFIVLAFPMSTLLATLMTYSRLSSESELIALRGCGVSVYRIVLTAVMLSFVVTGLTFVFNEQIAPAANYQAGMTLDKALKSDKPTLKQQNIFYPEYQDVTQPDGSKNRILIRLFYADQFDGKRMSGLTIIDRSTKNLNQIVVSESAQWNPSQNIWDFYNGTIYFVAADRSYRNIVRFEHQQLQLPRTPLSLAEKSRDYGEMNISEALDQLQVELLGGDRQKIRKLEVRIQQKISLPFVCVVFGLVGAAMGSIPQRTGRGTSFGISVVVIFSYYLIFFISGAIAQAGVLSPFIGAWLPNFIFLGIGLFLLMRVAKR comes from the coding sequence ATGGATCGTTACCTTGCTAGCGAATTGTTAGCGCCGTTTTTCTTTGGTGTCGGAGCTTTTTCATCAATTGGTGTCACCATCGATGCTGTATTTGATTTAGTCAGAAAAATTGTAGAATCTGGGCTACCCATAGGCATTGCTATTCAGGTTTTTTTGTTAAAGTTTCCCAACTTTATCGTTTTAGCTTTCCCGATGTCTACGCTGCTGGCTACTTTGATGACTTATAGTCGTCTTTCTAGCGAGAGCGAACTAATTGCCCTGCGTGGTTGTGGGGTCAGTGTTTATCGCATAGTGCTAACTGCTGTGATGTTGAGTTTTGTGGTCACAGGATTGACATTTGTGTTTAACGAACAAATTGCACCAGCAGCAAATTACCAAGCGGGGATGACTCTGGATAAAGCCCTGAAATCAGATAAGCCAACTTTAAAACAGCAAAATATTTTCTATCCTGAATACCAGGATGTTACACAGCCGGATGGCTCTAAGAATAGGATTTTGATCCGCTTGTTTTACGCCGACCAATTTGATGGTAAGCGGATGTCAGGTTTGACGATTATAGACCGTTCAACAAAAAATCTGAATCAAATTGTGGTATCAGAATCTGCCCAGTGGAATCCTTCTCAAAATATTTGGGATTTTTATAACGGTACCATCTATTTTGTCGCTGCCGATCGCTCTTATCGCAACATCGTTAGATTTGAACACCAACAACTGCAACTACCGCGCACGCCATTAAGTCTGGCAGAAAAAAGTCGCGACTATGGTGAGATGAATATTTCTGAAGCACTAGATCAACTACAAGTAGAACTTCTCGGTGGCGATCGCCAAAAGATTCGTAAACTCGAAGTGCGAATTCAACAAAAAATCTCCTTACCTTTTGTATGTGTAGTTTTTGGCTTGGTAGGTGCAGCGATGGGAAGCATACCCCAGCGAACTGGCAGAGGTACCAGCTTTGGGATTAGTGTCGTAGTAATTTTTTCGTACTACTTAATTTTCTTTATTAGTGGTGCGATCGCGCAAGCAGGTGTCCTCTCTCCCTTTATAGGGGCTTGGTTGCCCAACTTTATTTTTTTGGGAATAGGTCTATTCTTATTGATGCGAGTTGCCAAACGTTAA
- the lptB gene encoding LPS export ABC transporter ATP-binding protein: protein MKIVLENIHKSYGKRVIVNRVNLSVAQGEIVGLLGPNGAGKTTTFYIATGLEKPNQGKVWLGNLDVTGMPMHKRAQLGIGYLAQEPSVFRQLSVQDNILLVLEQTNVPRWEWARRLTTLLREFRLEKLANSKGIQLSGGERRRTELARSLAAGQEGPKFLLLDEPFAGVDPIAVSEIQQIVAQLRDRGMGILITDHNVRETLAITDRAYIMREGQILAFGAADELYGNPLVRQYYLGNNFQV from the coding sequence ATGAAAATTGTTTTAGAGAATATTCACAAATCTTACGGCAAGCGAGTAATTGTCAATCGTGTCAATCTTTCTGTTGCTCAGGGCGAAATCGTTGGTTTACTAGGTCCCAACGGGGCTGGTAAAACGACGACCTTTTACATTGCCACAGGTTTAGAAAAACCCAATCAAGGAAAAGTCTGGCTGGGTAATCTGGACGTTACGGGAATGCCAATGCACAAAAGGGCGCAGCTGGGTATTGGCTATCTAGCACAAGAACCAAGTGTTTTTCGTCAACTCTCGGTACAGGATAATATTTTGTTGGTGCTGGAGCAAACGAATGTGCCACGATGGGAGTGGGCAAGACGACTCACAACTTTACTGCGGGAGTTTAGGTTGGAAAAATTAGCCAATAGCAAAGGAATTCAACTTTCTGGTGGTGAGCGACGGCGGACGGAATTAGCAAGGTCTTTAGCTGCTGGACAAGAAGGGCCAAAATTTTTACTTTTGGATGAACCATTTGCGGGAGTTGATCCTATAGCAGTCTCAGAAATTCAGCAAATTGTTGCACAACTGCGCGATCGCGGCATGGGAATCTTAATTACAGATCATAATGTCCGCGAAACCCTTGCCATCACCGATCGCGCCTACATCATGCGCGAGGGACAAATTCTCGCTTTTGGCGCTGCTGACGAACTTTATGGCAACCCCTTAGTGCGGCAATATTATTTAGGTAATAATTTTCAAGTCTAA